The genomic window ACTGATCAGCTGACTTGTAGATGGTGTCTCTCAACTCTTTATCCTCTTCAAGAGTCAGACAGTCTCTGACAATTTTCACAACGAACAGTagcatttttttcatgataTTTATCACCTCTACAGTTACAGACAAAGTTTCTCGACTCATCTCCTTCAGTTCAGGCACTCGTGTAATCAGCCACCGAAACTCCTCCACGTCTGACAGAGTGAGTCCCGCCTGAAGCTCAGTTGATCTTTGCTCCATCTTCTCACACGTCGTCTTGATTTCCTCCAGGTTCTCCTTCAGCGGTTCGACAATCTCCATGAATTCTTTTCCCTGTTCTTCTACTTTATTAGCAACTCCTGTCTGCTTTATCACTTTTCCTATGTTTGCACTATATGCAACAGCTGTTCTTACAGCAGTTTCTGCTCCTATTGCTACTCCTGTAAGGCCAAACATCCCGAGTGGACCTGCAAAGACTGAGCGTTCAACGGTTCTAGGTCTTCTGATATCATCCATTGTGTTCTGCATCTTTTTTAATTCAGCAGTAAACTTCTCAAACTCTCTTACAATCTGTGTCATCTTTGGTTTGTTGTCTTCAAACAGTGATATGAATGAAGCAGCATGTTTAACGAGCTTGTTCATTAATTCAGACAAATTAGGCGGCAGATCTTTGCTacgttttctttctcttatcgGCGGTTCTTCACTcggttgttttcttttttgactcGAGGCCattttcaggaagcttcctccaaACTGAGCGTGTGCAGAAGTTTCCGTGTGTCTGTCGCTGATTGTAGATGAAACTTCAGCTGCAGTTTGACAGTCTGCTGATGTTCAGGACAGATtctgtggagagagagaaagaaaacatcatcaGACTGTTCTTACTGCAGGTGACTGAATGAACTAGTGGGACTCTACTGAGAGAggaccacattagaccaggtccagatcacaTTAAACCAGGTCCAGACCATAATAGACCAGGTCCAGACCACATTGGACCAGGttcagaccacattagaccaggtccagaccacaatagaccaggtccagaccacattagaccaggtccagaccACATtggaccaggtccagatcacattagaccaggtccagaccATAATAGACCaggtccagaccacattagaccaggtccagatcacaTTAAACCAGGTCCAGACCATAATAGACCAGGTCCAGACCACATTGGACCAGGttcagaccacattagaccaggtccagaccacaatagaccaggtccagaccacattagaccaggtccagaccACATTGGACCaggtccagaccacattagaccaggtcaAGACCACATTAGACCGGGTCTAGATCACATTAGACTGGGTCCAGatcacattagaccaggtccagatcaaaaaccgCTATATTTAGACCTGTCATttctggactagattaacatggagactccagagactcattaaaacatagtctcagatttgtgaaacctttattctatttgcttcagtatagtggtttttgatctttGATCCTTTTTTAGTTTTCACAGATATAATAAAATGTACGAGATCAAAATTTAGGCCAATTTCACTCTACgatttattctcattttattttcctcctatttgttttgtttctaagTTCATGAATTagcttgaaaatgactgaacagGCGTTTTGACACTTTTAAGGTGGAGCGGGAAATTCCAATCACAAGCTGTGAATCTGGTGTCGCGTAAACAATCCCATTGGCTCGTGAGTGTGACAGTCATTAACTAATGTTAATGAATGAACCtttattgtaaagtgttaccagGAGTTTTAATGTGAGCAGTGAGGCTCCATGGACGCTGACGTCTGACtgttggttcagactgaaataacaaaaactaTCTGATCAACTGTTAACAGATGAGTTTCTCACATCATTCATGTTCCGCTCAGATCAATCAACTCTGAGTTCAGCTCGCACGTGATGACTGAAAAAAGTGTCATCAGTGGAGCTCCTGAACGCGCGTGCAGACGTTGcacttttatctttaaaaaaagataaaatgtcaaaacaggaaaagtgtcaataagttaacacaataaagttttattcagtgtcgtcctttaattgatcatttatcagacttacattagcttaatgatgataaagtggaatctgactgtgtatcaggctgcagctgcattttaaatatatttgttcagttttaatctGACGGacgaaacacaggaagcagcgaCTGAAGGtgaaaatatagttaaagatttaaaacataaatagatgAAAGACACAGACGTGACTgtagctcacagtctgatcagtAATAATGAGTTTGGTGTTTTGTATCTCAGCTCAACAacattcagtgactttatttcagctgcttcaacaaatgtagtaaatttaaatattgtcagtgaaatgctgttaaaacacgtTCAGATTATGCTCCTATTTAAAAAAc from Thunnus maccoyii chromosome 19, fThuMac1.1, whole genome shotgun sequence includes these protein-coding regions:
- the LOC121885455 gene encoding uncharacterized protein LOC121885455, whose translation is MASSQKRKQPSEEPPIRERKRSKDLPPNLSELMNKLVKHAASFISLFEDNKPKMTQIVREFEKFTAELKKMQNTMDDIRRPRTVERSVFAGPLGMFGLTGVAIGAETAVRTAVAYSANIGKVIKQTGVANKVEEQGKEFMEIVEPLKENLEEIKTTCEKMEQRSTELQAGLTLSDVEEFRWLITRVPELKEMSRETLSVTVEVINIMKKMLLFVVKIVRDCLTLEEDKELRDTIYKSADQCQKVVDKFDKMKNELRNFTGSKEKK